A section of the Cololabis saira isolate AMF1-May2022 chromosome 16, fColSai1.1, whole genome shotgun sequence genome encodes:
- the ldah gene encoding lipid droplet-associated hydrolase yields MDRTDLRDGPGDSPGDGPRTEFLYCCGAVTEVLKCGPSHLQPEHTVLFLIIPGNPGLVGFYRTFMQALYGLLGARYPVWAVSHAGHCAPPESMDMVEDASAAVEDVFGLDGQIQHKLTFVRTSVPRGTALVLVGHSIGCYVILEMMRRSPELRVLRAVLLFPTIERMAQTPQGRVMTPVLCQLRYLAYLPVFLLSLLPETARAALIRLLFSGIPSLDRSIVQPTVELLSGDCAANSMYLGGQEMRTVLERDNPTIRKHLDKLLFYYGATDHWCPVKYFQDMKQDFPHGDVRLCEKGFRHAFVLDSAQQVAKLLVEWIHGALNT; encoded by the exons ATGGACAGGACAGACCTGCGGGACGGCCCGGGGGACAGCCCGGGGGACGGCCCGCGGACAGAGTTCCTGTACTGCTGTGGAGCCGTCACGGAGGTGCTGAAATGTGGCCCCTCCCACCTACAACCTGAACACACAgttctgtttctcatcatcccGG GTAACCCCGGCCTGGTGGGCTTCTACAGAACCTTCATGCAGGCGCTGTACGGCCTGCTGGGAGCCCGGTACCCTGTGTGGGCCGTCAGCCACGCCGGCCACTGTGCACCGCCCGAGTCCATGGACATGGTGGAAG aCGCCTCGGCCGCCGTGGAGGACGTGTTCGGCCTGGACGGACAGATCCAGCACAAGCTTACCTTCGTCAGGACCAGCGTCCCCAGAGGAACCGCCCTGGTCCTGGTGGGACACTCCATCGGCTGCTACGTGATCCTGGAGATGATGAGGAGGAGTCCTGAGCTCAGG GTGCTGCGGGCCGTCCTGCTGTTCCCCACCATCGAGCGGATGGCCCAGACCCCCCAGGGCCGGGTGATGACGCCGGTGCTGTGTCAGCTGCGGTACCTGGCCTACCTGCCcgtcttcctgctctctctgcTGCCAGAGACGGCCCGGGCCGCTCTGATCAGACTGCTGTTCAGCGGGATTCCCTCCCTGGACCGGAGCATCGTCCAGCCCACGGTGGAGCTGCTCAGTGGAGACTGTGCCG CCAATTCCATGTACCTGGGGGGTCAGGAGATGAGGACCGTCCTTGAGAGAGACAATCCAACCATCAGGAAACACCTGGACAAG CTCTTATTCTACTACGGAGCGACGGACCACTGGTGTCCTGTGAAGTATTTCCAGGACATGAAGCAGGACTTCCCTCACGGAGACGTCAGACTGTGTGAGAAAGGTTTCCGGCACGCGTTCGTCCTGGACTCGGCC